One Nostoc punctiforme PCC 73102 DNA window includes the following coding sequences:
- a CDS encoding type 2 lanthipeptide synthetase LanM family protein encodes MSQLFVQSSQQIPLSDLATIVTKASFLWERLNTKQFAIAAGLLNEQKIDHRLERWCQVVAQGNWNTLQKRLEWEGLDFDTIRPQLGTVEFNAGQPLPKWAETLQKIIQTATEFQPELETFLPTDSENPIPFEDIFLPIIKVARLELRTRLEEHLPQLLLTETAYRNLERSLLQRLATFCTKTLHFEFSQARPFGQNLLNLLGLETESEKTKTHYNKFVNQLLQDGLMAFFCKYPVLGRLVATVVNFWVDFTAEFLQRLAEDKADIQQIFGEFGSEQPDYLGKVAEIKTSLSDPHKQGRTVILLTFESGLKLVYKPKDLGLEVSFNQFLDWCNQHSHLLDFKVIQVLNRNNYGWVEYVEHQACIDEAAAERFYQRAGMLLCVLYTLRGTDCHHENLIASGEHLVLIDTETLLHHEANLIENSPDMQGSEANAEQQLGNSVLRSGLLPRWDFSSDRRVAYDVSGLGSTDPQQAPQKVPRWGLVNTDEMHLGYEFITLPIQKNVPYIGEIGLSPNDYQAQIAAGFEQMYRFLMDNKDMLFQPKSPLTVMGKQQVRFVFRPTRVYSVILQKIWASDYLKDGIDYSIELERLSCAFLVAQEKPNAWHILSAELRAMEQLDIPFFTANAASDELSVSDDLSIPHYFKQPSYHHVLRQLQAMSKTDLARQIAIIQGSFHAKLAQTSSEESEQWDVESAPLLSSAQLIEEAGAIANALEKTAILDPDGSINWIGLNYVPEAERFRLQVLGSGLYDGRSGVALFLAALNKVAGEPRLRDLALRTLQPLRRQIQTFDLESQQRMSRLMGIGGGAGLGSLIYAFVKVRQFLNDETLLADAQALAEWMTPELIAADKKLDIMSGAAGAILGLLSLYEVTKDATVLEKAIACGQHLLSRQVSYKGAPKAWQTLGEQPLTGFSHGTAGISYALLRLYTVTQNQDYYEAALAGIEYERSVFCESQGNWPDFRSAEMNQPPGFPVRWCHGATGIGLGRLGSLGVIDSPEIEQEIEIALQTTQNYSLQDSDHLCCGNLGRIEVLLVGAQRCSRSDWHQIALQNAANVVAKAKQTGAYQMFTNLPSSVFHPSLFRGTAGIGYELLRLATDDLPSVLLWE; translated from the coding sequence ATGTCTCAACTATTTGTTCAATCTTCCCAGCAGATTCCTCTATCCGACTTAGCAACCATAGTCACTAAAGCCAGTTTTCTGTGGGAACGCCTCAATACAAAACAATTTGCGATCGCTGCTGGTTTGCTTAATGAACAAAAGATTGACCATCGCCTGGAACGCTGGTGTCAAGTCGTAGCACAAGGAAATTGGAATACTCTACAAAAACGTTTAGAGTGGGAAGGCTTAGACTTCGATACAATTCGCCCTCAATTGGGAACAGTAGAGTTTAATGCTGGTCAGCCGTTGCCAAAATGGGCAGAAACATTACAAAAAATTATTCAAACAGCAACAGAATTTCAGCCTGAATTAGAAACATTTCTCCCGACCGACTCAGAAAATCCTATTCCCTTTGAAGACATTTTTTTGCCTATTATTAAAGTCGCCAGGCTAGAACTTAGAACTCGACTTGAAGAACACCTTCCCCAATTACTTTTAACAGAAACCGCTTACCGCAATTTGGAACGGAGTTTGCTGCAACGGCTGGCGACATTTTGCACCAAAACACTACATTTTGAATTTTCTCAGGCTCGTCCATTTGGTCAAAACTTGCTCAACTTGTTGGGGCTAGAAACAGAAAGTGAAAAAACTAAGACTCACTACAATAAGTTTGTCAATCAACTTCTACAAGATGGATTGATGGCATTCTTTTGCAAATATCCAGTTCTCGGTCGATTAGTGGCAACCGTAGTCAACTTTTGGGTTGATTTCACTGCCGAGTTCTTGCAACGTCTGGCTGAAGACAAAGCAGATATTCAACAAATTTTTGGAGAATTTGGGTCTGAGCAACCAGATTATTTAGGTAAAGTTGCTGAAATAAAAACTTCCTTATCTGATCCTCATAAGCAAGGAAGAACCGTTATCTTGCTCACATTTGAGTCGGGACTAAAACTCGTTTATAAACCCAAAGATTTGGGTCTGGAAGTTAGTTTCAACCAATTTCTAGACTGGTGCAATCAACACAGCCATCTTTTAGATTTTAAAGTTATCCAAGTGCTTAACCGGAATAACTACGGTTGGGTAGAATATGTTGAACATCAAGCTTGTATTGATGAAGCTGCTGCGGAGCGCTTTTATCAACGAGCAGGGATGTTGTTATGTGTACTTTATACTTTACGGGGGACAGATTGTCACCACGAAAATTTGATTGCTAGTGGTGAACATTTGGTGCTGATTGACACAGAAACTTTACTGCATCATGAAGCAAATCTGATTGAAAATTCACCAGATATGCAAGGATCTGAGGCCAACGCTGAACAGCAACTTGGAAACTCTGTACTCCGTAGTGGGCTTTTACCCCGTTGGGATTTTAGCAGCGATCGCCGCGTTGCGTATGATGTTAGTGGTTTGGGCAGTACTGACCCTCAGCAAGCTCCTCAGAAAGTACCGCGCTGGGGACTAGTTAATACCGACGAAATGCACTTGGGCTATGAGTTTATCACGTTACCTATTCAGAAAAATGTGCCGTACATAGGTGAAATTGGCCTTTCTCCCAATGATTATCAAGCACAAATTGCTGCGGGGTTTGAGCAGATGTATCGTTTTCTGATGGACAACAAGGATATGTTGTTTCAACCAAAGAGTCCGTTAACTGTGATGGGGAAGCAACAGGTGCGTTTTGTTTTTCGCCCCACTCGCGTTTACAGCGTCATCCTACAAAAAATTTGGGCATCCGATTACCTCAAAGACGGGATAGACTACAGCATCGAACTTGAACGCCTCAGTTGTGCTTTTCTGGTCGCTCAGGAAAAACCTAATGCTTGGCATATTTTGAGTGCGGAATTACGGGCGATGGAACAATTAGACATTCCTTTCTTCACAGCTAACGCTGCTAGTGATGAATTGAGTGTGAGCGATGATTTATCTATTCCGCACTATTTTAAACAACCCAGTTATCACCATGTCTTGAGGCAGTTACAGGCAATGAGTAAAACTGACCTTGCCAGACAAATAGCAATTATTCAAGGCTCGTTCCATGCCAAGTTAGCACAAACCTCCAGTGAAGAAAGTGAGCAATGGGACGTTGAATCTGCACCGTTGCTAAGTTCAGCACAATTGATAGAAGAGGCTGGAGCGATCGCTAATGCACTCGAAAAGACAGCGATTCTCGATCCTGATGGTAGTATCAACTGGATTGGCTTAAATTATGTACCCGAAGCAGAGCGATTCCGACTGCAAGTATTAGGCTCTGGTCTTTATGATGGACGTTCTGGGGTTGCCTTATTTCTTGCTGCACTCAATAAAGTAGCCGGGGAGCCACGCTTGCGCGATTTAGCATTGAGGACATTACAACCCTTGCGTCGGCAAATCCAGACTTTTGACTTAGAATCTCAGCAACGTATGAGTCGCTTGATGGGAATCGGTGGGGGAGCGGGTTTGGGTTCTCTAATCTATGCTTTTGTGAAAGTAAGGCAATTCCTAAATGATGAAACGCTATTGGCAGATGCTCAAGCATTAGCAGAGTGGATGACACCTGAATTGATTGCTGCCGATAAAAAATTGGATATCATGAGCGGAGCGGCTGGAGCTATTTTAGGGCTGTTATCTTTGTATGAAGTCACAAAAGATGCAACCGTTTTAGAAAAGGCGATCGCCTGTGGGCAACATTTACTTTCTCGCCAGGTCAGCTATAAAGGCGCTCCCAAAGCTTGGCAGACTCTTGGCGAACAACCTTTAACTGGTTTCTCTCACGGAACAGCAGGAATTTCTTATGCTTTGCTGCGACTTTACACAGTTACTCAAAATCAAGATTATTACGAAGCTGCACTGGCAGGCATTGAGTATGAACGCAGTGTCTTTTGTGAATCCCAAGGTAACTGGCCTGATTTTCGCAGTGCAGAGATGAATCAACCACCGGGCTTTCCAGTGAGATGGTGTCACGGTGCAACTGGCATTGGTTTAGGACGTTTGGGTAGCTTGGGAGTTATCGATTCTCCTGAAATTGAACAGGAGATTGAAATTGCTTTGCAAACCACCCAAAATTACAGCTTACAAGACAGCGACCACTTATGTTGTGGCAACTTAGGTCGGATTGAGGTGTTGTTAGTCGGCGCTCAACGTTGCTCCCGCTCTGATTGGCATCAAATAGCCCTCCAGAATGCTGCAAATGTCGTAGCTAAAGCCAAGCAAACTGGAGCATACCAAATGTTTACTAATTTACCTAGTTCGGTATTTCATCCGAGTTTATTCCGGGGTACGGCGGGAATTGGTTATGAGTTGCTACGGCTAGCCACGGATGATCTGCCTTCGGTGCTGTTATGGGAATGA
- a CDS encoding NHLP bacteriocin system secretion protein, producing the protein MQLKHSHIFRQEALERLSSPEQLDQAINVVKPQAWLTLSTMSFVVAVAGLWSVFGRIPLTVTGQGILIKPHHVVEFQAPSSGPLLTLKVKAGDIIKQGDVLGIIDQSALKQQLQQEQVKLQQLQTQNQETDRLQKLLIDQQIITLGQQRMDLENNLRREQGAPKLRDQTQRAIAQKRQSINSRKQQINYLLKTLKGRVDNRRHLFEQHVISQDMLVQAEQEYFNTQSELSDIDVQLKDLEIQETTTQREYLENLNRIDEIKTKIKDLNTQNTKLHEQDLKQSIDKTNKIREVKRRIAQLELQLSQESRIISKYNGHILEVSVVPGQMMNPGTRLGSIEAEEANSKLMSLVYFANKDGKQIKPGMAVQVTPSFAKREREGGIVGTIADISSFPVTTQDITAIVGNKEMAASLAGKGEGQVQAFVQLQENPTSVSGYKWSSSDGPALKISSGTTTSVQVKVGEKAPISYIIPMLRSWTGIY; encoded by the coding sequence ATGCAACTCAAACACAGCCATATCTTTCGCCAAGAAGCTCTGGAACGCTTATCTTCACCAGAACAACTGGATCAAGCGATAAATGTAGTCAAGCCTCAAGCTTGGTTGACTTTATCTACCATGAGTTTTGTAGTTGCTGTAGCTGGGCTTTGGAGTGTGTTCGGCAGAATTCCCCTGACTGTCACAGGTCAAGGTATCTTGATTAAACCGCACCATGTTGTAGAATTTCAAGCGCCCAGTTCTGGCCCGTTACTAACTTTGAAGGTAAAGGCGGGAGATATTATTAAGCAAGGTGATGTGCTGGGTATTATCGACCAATCAGCGCTAAAACAGCAACTACAGCAAGAGCAAGTAAAGTTGCAACAATTGCAAACCCAAAATCAAGAGACTGACAGGTTACAAAAGCTGCTAATTGACCAACAAATCATTACTCTTGGGCAGCAGAGAATGGATTTGGAAAATAATTTGCGTCGAGAGCAAGGTGCGCCAAAGTTACGCGATCAAACACAAAGAGCGATCGCTCAAAAACGTCAAAGCATTAATTCTCGCAAACAACAAATTAATTATTTACTCAAAACTCTTAAAGGACGAGTTGATAATCGTCGTCACCTTTTTGAGCAGCATGTAATCAGCCAAGATATGTTGGTGCAAGCTGAACAGGAATATTTTAACACTCAAAGCGAACTCTCAGATATTGACGTACAACTAAAGGATCTCGAAATCCAAGAAACCACCACACAACGAGAATATCTGGAAAATCTTAATAGAATTGACGAAATTAAAACAAAAATTAAAGACCTGAATACTCAAAATACTAAATTACACGAGCAAGACCTGAAGCAATCAATTGACAAAACAAATAAAATTCGGGAAGTAAAGCGCCGTATAGCCCAATTGGAACTCCAACTATCTCAAGAAAGTAGAATCATTAGCAAATACAATGGTCATATTCTGGAAGTGAGTGTTGTTCCTGGTCAAATGATGAATCCGGGTACTCGCCTAGGGTCAATCGAAGCTGAAGAAGCAAATTCAAAACTTATGAGCCTTGTTTACTTTGCTAATAAAGATGGTAAGCAAATCAAGCCAGGAATGGCTGTACAGGTGACTCCCAGTTTTGCCAAGCGTGAACGCGAAGGTGGTATTGTCGGAACGATCGCAGATATTTCTTCATTTCCGGTAACTACACAAGATATTACAGCGATCGTTGGTAACAAAGAAATGGCTGCCAGTCTTGCAGGTAAAGGCGAAGGTCAAGTGCAAGCTTTTGTCCAACTCCAAGAAAATCCAACATCAGTCAGTGGCTACAAATGGTCATCTTCTGACGGCCCTGCTTTAAAAATATCCTCCGGCACAACTACCTCTGTTCAAGTAAAAGTTGGAGAAAAAGCACCGATTTCTTATATTATTCCTATGCTGCGATCTTGGACGGGGATTTATTAA
- a CDS encoding NHLP family bacteriocin export ABC transporter peptidase/permease/ATPase subunit, with protein sequence MEAVECGAAALGIILSYYGQIVPLAKLREECGVSRDGSKAFNILKAAKNYGLNAKGLKLSLEKVTATRLPYIAFWNFNHFLVVEGYSKKRVYLNDPANGRRTVSWEEFDRAYTGVVLTMEPGADFQKGGKKNHIISALTTRLQNSRVTILFCLLAGLLLTLPRLAVPAFAQVFIDEILIRDRQDWLRPLLLGMFLTTILRAFLARLRLTYLRRLMVKLSVSTSGQFLWHILRLPIGFYDQRFAGEISSRMQLNDRVAEVLSGPLATTLIDAVMMVFYLLIMIQYDQLLSAIAVGFAAINIFALLFLSQTRVDANIRLAQEYGKVGGVTVSGIQTIETIKASGLESDLFARFAGYYAKALNAQQELGLKTQILTTLPTILTALTTASILLVGGFQVMNGNLSIGMLVAYQSLTLSFLEPVNSLVNFGSTLQDLEADLNRLDDVLQNPVDLEVEERQGEGGREQGAGEAGGAGGEITFSSLWQLQGHIELRNITFGYSRVEPALIENFSLTVQPGQRIALVGGSGSGKSTIAKLICGLYQPWAGEICFDGVERSQIKRSVLANSLAMVEQDIFLFAGTVRDNITLWDSTVPEADLVQACQDAAIHDAIASMPAKYDFELIEGGMNISGGQRQRLEIARALVRNPTILVLDEATSALDVETELMINHNLRQRGCSCIVVAHRLSTIRDCHKIIVLDQGKIVQSGTHEELWQQGGTYVRLLHAAEAR encoded by the coding sequence ATGGAAGCGGTCGAATGTGGTGCGGCTGCTTTGGGAATAATTCTTAGCTATTACGGCCAGATTGTGCCACTGGCTAAACTGCGTGAAGAATGCGGTGTCTCGCGGGATGGGAGTAAAGCTTTTAATATTCTCAAAGCTGCCAAAAACTATGGACTCAATGCTAAAGGTTTAAAACTGTCTCTAGAAAAGGTAACAGCTACCCGTCTTCCCTACATTGCCTTTTGGAATTTTAACCATTTTCTCGTGGTAGAAGGATATAGCAAAAAACGCGTCTATCTCAATGATCCTGCCAATGGTCGGAGAACAGTGAGTTGGGAAGAGTTCGATCGCGCATACACTGGTGTTGTGCTGACAATGGAACCAGGAGCGGACTTCCAGAAGGGTGGCAAAAAAAATCACATTATCTCAGCTTTAACTACCCGTTTACAAAACTCACGAGTTACTATCTTGTTTTGTCTGCTAGCTGGGTTATTGTTAACATTGCCTCGGTTAGCGGTGCCAGCTTTTGCTCAAGTGTTTATCGATGAGATTTTAATCCGAGATCGGCAAGATTGGTTACGACCTTTATTGTTAGGGATGTTTTTAACTACTATATTGCGGGCATTCCTTGCGAGACTGCGGCTGACTTATCTGCGGCGATTGATGGTTAAGTTGTCAGTCAGCACATCAGGACAGTTTCTCTGGCATATCCTGCGATTGCCTATTGGGTTTTATGACCAACGTTTTGCTGGGGAAATCAGTAGTCGGATGCAACTGAATGACCGAGTGGCGGAAGTACTCTCAGGGCCTTTGGCAACCACATTAATTGACGCAGTAATGATGGTTTTTTACCTGCTGATAATGATTCAGTATGACCAATTATTGAGTGCGATCGCAGTTGGTTTTGCTGCAATTAATATTTTCGCCCTCCTATTTTTATCGCAAACTCGTGTCGATGCCAATATCCGCTTGGCTCAGGAATATGGCAAAGTTGGTGGCGTAACAGTTAGTGGCATCCAAACCATAGAAACCATAAAAGCTTCTGGGCTGGAGTCAGATTTATTTGCTCGGTTTGCCGGTTATTACGCTAAAGCACTCAACGCCCAACAGGAATTAGGCTTAAAAACTCAAATTCTCACCACATTACCGACGATTTTGACAGCCCTGACCACAGCTTCTATTCTACTGGTTGGCGGCTTTCAGGTAATGAACGGTAATCTCAGTATTGGGATGCTCGTTGCCTACCAAAGTTTAACCCTAAGTTTCTTAGAGCCAGTTAATAGCCTGGTCAATTTCGGCAGCACGCTGCAAGATTTAGAAGCTGACTTAAATCGCCTTGATGATGTGCTGCAAAATCCTGTTGATTTGGAAGTGGAGGAGAGGCAGGGGGAAGGGGGCAGGGAGCAGGGAGCAGGGGAGGCAGGGGGAGCAGGGGGAGAAATTACTTTTTCATCTCTATGGCAATTACAGGGACATATTGAGTTACGAAATATCACTTTTGGCTACAGTCGGGTGGAACCTGCCTTAATTGAGAATTTTAGCTTAACTGTTCAACCTGGACAACGCATAGCGCTTGTGGGGGGAAGTGGTTCAGGAAAATCTACGATTGCTAAATTAATTTGTGGGCTTTATCAGCCTTGGGCAGGGGAAATCTGTTTTGATGGTGTAGAGCGATCGCAAATTAAGCGTTCTGTATTGGCTAACTCATTGGCAATGGTTGAGCAGGATATCTTTTTATTTGCGGGGACTGTGCGAGATAATATCACTCTTTGGGATTCAACTGTGCCAGAAGCTGATTTGGTGCAAGCTTGTCAGGATGCAGCCATTCATGATGCGATCGCTTCTATGCCTGCAAAATATGACTTTGAATTGATTGAAGGTGGTATGAATATCAGTGGTGGGCAACGCCAACGTCTAGAAATCGCCCGCGCTTTGGTGAGAAATCCCACAATATTAGTACTGGATGAAGCAACCAGCGCCCTCGATGTAGAAACCGAATTGATGATTAACCATAACTTGCGACAGCGTGGTTGCTCATGTATTGTAGTAGCCCACCGCCTGAGTACAATTCGTGATTGCCATAAAATTATTGTTCTAGACCAAGGTAAAATTGTCCAAAGTGGTACCCATGAGGAATTATGGCAGCAAGGTGGAACTTATGTTCGCCTACTCCACGCAGCAGAGGCAAGGTAG
- a CDS encoding NHLP bacteriocin export ABC transporter permease/ATPase subunit, translating into MSSAQVNPSSKLHSFQANEPVLLNDSETLWIVQSGTLAVFATGVKNSLPKEQRRYLFHVNPGESLFSAALLAKESKWSFVAIAIEPTQLCQMSMVDLVQGIATADSQAIKLLEGWVNHLSQSLSSQQTVLTMPLNIVQTSGQDFSLSTGEALHLWQQTFVWVKLQQGNVSWMGVEELRLNPASPAFPFTSAMWLEAENAVIGQLLTIADLPSYEEIPSSLVCLHTYFFHYLSLLANKQAEAEFRQFQQREQLNQQVIEGALSELATVLQPQQEAISQEGPPLLVAMGAIGRTLGIEIRPAADNFNSIKDPVAAIAQSSQIRIRRVTLASGWWRQDQGPMLAYTQLEKRPVALLPTDKRDYVIFDPVTRTRIPVNEAVAKTLTTSAYVLYRPLPQVALKAIDLLRFGVKGYEKDIASILVVGLLGTILGMVAPQATAILINNAIPDSDRALLWQIGLVMFAVAFGQLAFQIAQSIITLRVESATDSVLQPAIWDRLLRLSPRFFRQYTAGDLVNRVMAVREIHQKLSGATQKTLLSGVFALLNLVLMFIYSWQLALVGVGLAIFAAAVTTVASFRLVKKSRKQQELNGAIQGLTVQLINGVAKLRVAMAEERAFAAWAKKYSQQIRLKANWQQIKDGMSVFNEALPLVSSILLFGLAMLLMQPHLTLGIFVAFNYALTIFIKGIIDLSNTVSEIWGIVPIWERAKPIWRSQPEDGSTKVNPGQLSGRIALESVSFRYSENGNLILNNVSFHAEPGEFVAIIGPSGSGKSTIFRLLLGFETPLTGSVYYDGQDLADLELQAVRRQLGVVLQNGKFGTGSVFDNITAGALVSLEEAWEAAQMAGLADDIKQMPMGMHTIIAEGGTNLSGGQRQRLLIARSLVAKPKIILMDEATSALDNRTQAIVTESLAKLNATRVVIAHRLSTIRHADRIYVLDAGNVVQMGNFSKLIAEEGLFARLVVRQS; encoded by the coding sequence ATGAGTAGCGCGCAGGTGAATCCTTCTTCTAAACTCCACTCCTTTCAGGCAAACGAACCAGTATTGTTAAATGACTCAGAAACACTATGGATAGTGCAGTCTGGAACATTAGCTGTGTTTGCGACTGGAGTTAAAAACAGTTTACCAAAGGAGCAGCGCCGCTATCTGTTTCATGTCAACCCTGGAGAATCATTATTTAGTGCAGCTTTGTTAGCGAAAGAAAGCAAGTGGAGTTTTGTAGCGATCGCAATTGAACCTACTCAATTATGCCAGATGTCAATGGTTGATTTGGTTCAGGGAATTGCAACGGCTGACTCTCAAGCCATAAAACTTTTAGAAGGTTGGGTAAATCATTTAAGTCAGTCTCTTAGTTCCCAGCAAACAGTTTTGACAATGCCATTAAACATTGTGCAGACATCGGGACAGGATTTTTCATTATCGACTGGTGAGGCACTACATCTGTGGCAACAAACATTTGTGTGGGTGAAGTTGCAGCAAGGTAATGTTAGCTGGATGGGAGTTGAAGAACTAAGGTTGAATCCCGCCTCGCCAGCTTTTCCCTTCACGAGTGCGATGTGGCTGGAGGCAGAAAATGCAGTTATTGGACAACTATTAACAATCGCAGATTTACCAAGTTATGAAGAAATACCCAGTAGCTTGGTATGTTTACATACTTATTTCTTTCACTACTTGAGTTTGCTAGCAAACAAACAAGCAGAAGCAGAATTTCGGCAGTTTCAGCAAAGAGAGCAACTTAATCAGCAAGTAATTGAGGGCGCACTCTCTGAATTAGCAACAGTATTGCAACCACAGCAAGAAGCTATATCTCAAGAGGGGCCGCCTCTATTGGTAGCAATGGGAGCAATTGGACGGACATTAGGAATTGAGATTCGTCCAGCAGCAGATAATTTTAATTCAATTAAAGACCCTGTGGCAGCGATCGCCCAATCATCGCAAATTCGTATCCGGCGTGTGACTTTGGCAAGTGGCTGGTGGCGGCAAGATCAAGGGCCGATGTTAGCTTATACTCAATTAGAAAAGCGCCCAGTAGCTTTGTTACCGACAGATAAGCGGGATTATGTGATCTTTGATCCAGTTACGCGAACTCGCATCCCCGTAAATGAGGCAGTAGCAAAAACACTGACAACATCTGCCTACGTTCTGTATCGACCGTTGCCCCAAGTTGCACTCAAAGCCATCGATTTACTTCGGTTTGGGGTGAAAGGTTATGAAAAAGACATCGCTAGTATTTTAGTAGTGGGGCTACTGGGGACGATATTGGGAATGGTTGCACCACAAGCAACAGCAATTTTAATCAATAATGCTATTCCAGATAGCGATCGCGCTTTACTATGGCAGATAGGATTAGTAATGTTTGCAGTTGCCTTTGGGCAGCTAGCTTTTCAAATTGCCCAAAGTATTATTACCCTCCGAGTTGAAAGCGCCACAGATAGCGTATTGCAACCAGCTATTTGGGATCGTCTGCTGAGATTAAGTCCGAGGTTTTTTCGTCAGTATACTGCCGGAGACTTAGTTAACCGGGTGATGGCGGTGAGAGAAATTCATCAAAAATTGAGCGGCGCTACCCAAAAAACGTTGTTGAGTGGGGTTTTTGCCTTACTCAATTTAGTGTTGATGTTTATTTACAGCTGGCAATTAGCGCTGGTGGGAGTGGGTTTAGCAATCTTTGCTGCTGCGGTTACAACAGTTGCAAGTTTCCGCTTGGTGAAGAAATCCCGCAAACAGCAAGAACTTAATGGCGCGATTCAGGGACTCACTGTCCAACTAATCAACGGTGTTGCCAAACTGCGGGTAGCAATGGCAGAAGAACGGGCATTTGCTGCTTGGGCAAAAAAGTATAGCCAGCAAATCCGGCTAAAGGCGAATTGGCAACAGATTAAAGATGGCATGTCTGTATTCAATGAAGCACTACCCTTAGTCAGTTCTATATTGCTTTTCGGATTGGCAATGCTGTTGATGCAGCCACACCTCACACTTGGTATATTTGTTGCTTTTAACTATGCCTTGACAATTTTCATCAAAGGGATAATTGACCTGAGCAATACTGTATCTGAGATTTGGGGGATTGTACCAATATGGGAACGGGCAAAACCAATTTGGCGATCGCAGCCTGAAGATGGATCAACCAAAGTTAACCCTGGTCAATTAAGCGGTCGTATTGCCCTAGAAAGTGTGAGTTTTCGCTACTCGGAAAATGGCAACTTAATTCTCAATAATGTCAGTTTCCATGCTGAACCAGGAGAGTTTGTGGCGATTATTGGCCCTTCTGGAAGTGGTAAATCAACGATATTCCGGTTGTTACTGGGATTTGAGACTCCACTGACAGGCAGTGTCTACTATGATGGCCAAGACTTAGCAGATTTAGAACTTCAGGCTGTACGCAGGCAGTTGGGAGTCGTATTGCAAAATGGCAAATTCGGGACTGGCTCAGTTTTTGATAATATCACCGCCGGAGCTTTGGTTTCTCTAGAAGAAGCTTGGGAAGCCGCACAGATGGCAGGTTTGGCTGATGATATCAAGCAAATGCCGATGGGGATGCATACTATCATTGCTGAGGGTGGTACCAATCTTTCTGGGGGACAACGGCAAAGATTATTGATTGCGCGATCGCTAGTTGCAAAGCCCAAAATTATTTTAATGGATGAGGCAACCAGCGCTCTGGATAATCGCACCCAGGCAATTGTGACTGAAAGTTTAGCTAAATTAAATGCTACCAGAGTGGTGATTGCCCATCGCCTCAGTACAATTCGTCATGCAGACCGCATTTATGTTCTCGATGCAGGTAATGTAGTGCAGATGGGTAATTTCTCAAAATTGATTGCAGAAGAAGGGTTATTTGCTCGACTTGTAGTTCGGCAGTCATAA